In Parasegetibacter sp. NRK P23, a single genomic region encodes these proteins:
- a CDS encoding VOC family protein: MAAVNPYLTFNGNCASAFLFYKEVFGGTFIHFIRFNAVENESREEGNKVMHVSLPIGNGTILMGSDAPSTFGELVMGQNMAVSVSTSSETEVKRIYNALSREGVVVIPLEKTFWGALFGLFYDRFGVQWMVNYDYAGKN, encoded by the coding sequence ATGGCAGCGGTAAATCCCTATCTCACCTTTAACGGCAACTGCGCCAGCGCCTTTCTTTTCTATAAGGAAGTATTCGGGGGAACTTTTATCCATTTTATCAGGTTCAACGCTGTTGAAAATGAGAGCAGAGAAGAGGGGAACAAAGTGATGCACGTATCACTTCCGATTGGAAATGGTACTATTCTGATGGGAAGTGATGCCCCTTCCACCTTCGGCGAACTGGTCATGGGGCAGAACATGGCCGTTTCGGTGAGCACCTCTAGCGAAACCGAGGTAAAACGTATTTATAACGCACTTTCCCGGGAAGGCGTGGTGGTTATTCCGTTGGAAAAAACTTTCTGGGGCGCGCTGTTCGGCCTTTTCTACGACCGGTTCGGCGTACAATGGATGGTAAATTATGACTATGCAGGAAAGAACTAG
- a CDS encoding two-component regulator propeller domain-containing protein, protein MSLVFCVHHAQSTPPTSVRNLSIESGLSNNTITSIYQDRFGFLWIGTYDGINRYDGYGCKIFRHRLNDTTSLVNNKITTITEDKSDRLWIATKKGLCTFSNTTQRFSPVYYATGLKNAPKKALKGIPVNEVLATKTGEILVAPQSLGLLRYNNASGLLEQVPVKSGNGSMVYDVQVNGLKEDKDGTIWVLVYQMGIGKYNPSTKEITILNTTLTTCSLMETDGKGNVLIALVNRLYSYNIQSNKVRSLGYPSPKGERILCFYQTPQRLLMGTDGGGIYAFNEAQNIHVPADLEDIHGDFVSAIYIDRKENKWVGTLQQGLFCRQKGKKIFGSLEHLPDTPNSLPGNFVSCFEYDGNGKYWIGIEGAGVCLWEPAANKFKTFNGKNGLSSSVITAIRKTSDGNVWVGTYGKGVDKFDAKSGRFTNYTFINKQARTYEGNVWTLLEDKSGTLWAGTVTGALFTFNKSTNTFEVYDQSLRDILCITEDRKGELWAGNFEALIRIDKKSGKHQFYNTEAPVRAIREDKKGRCWIATEGNGLLLFDRNSGQFEAFTEENGLANNSVLNIVEDKNGDLWLTTFNGLSRLNTDTKKITNYFQTDGLQSNQFIYNAAFAAPSGQLFFGTLKGMNYFDPDSIALSYSPAPIVITDLRINNQTVAQNSSFTGNQVMYTLSELELPYDQAILSIDFASPEFNNPDQIAYAYYLEGWDKHWNHSGKLRTAHYSRLEEGSYTLRIRSTDPGGTWTGNEKLISIKVLPPWYRSWWAWTLYVSIAVSILAMYLRFSSRQAKLAFEVKLAHLNAEREQEINRRKLDFFTNIAHEFRTPITLIINPIKDLLQKQGNSLETAGMKMAFRNSKRLLSLVDQLLLFKKADSGADDLRIAKLNMVHVCREVFLCFSQQAKTQELQYSFESAIQELEIYGDREKIEIAIFNLISNAMKFTPPGGRIRIMLSERENEAELVVADTGCGIPEEESARLFERFYQSKQTSPATKAGFGIGLFLAKSFVEAHKGSIGFTSVPEKGTSFTLTIPKGRAHFSSTQIKDSSVQQSELLQELSIQEEPAILHAEEELPPPEVGISTLINSGHSILVVDDNEGIRTYLKQVFHENFRILEATNGKEGLAMARQYQPDIIISDIVMDEMSGIEFCAAIKEDPTLNHIQLILLTGSSSAEIKLKGVECGADDYITKPFEKELLLARVASLLKSRNNIQKYFYNEVTLQRNNLSISEEYKIFLEKCIEIVEANFDKDDFSIKQFAREMGMSHSNLYKKVKHVSGQSINGFLRFLRLRKAAELLITTDCNVNEAAFQVGIGDSKYFRTQFAKLFGMNPSEYRKRYHHTFGKNYQVNEKAVNRP, encoded by the coding sequence TTGTCCTTAGTATTTTGTGTACATCATGCCCAGAGTACTCCTCCCACTTCAGTCAGAAATTTAAGTATTGAATCAGGCCTTTCCAACAACACCATCACCAGCATTTACCAGGACAGGTTTGGCTTTTTGTGGATCGGCACTTACGATGGTATTAACCGGTATGACGGTTATGGCTGCAAAATTTTCAGGCACCGGCTGAACGACACCACCTCCCTGGTGAACAACAAGATCACCACCATTACCGAAGACAAATCGGACCGCCTCTGGATAGCCACTAAAAAAGGGCTCTGTACTTTTTCAAACACCACACAGCGTTTTTCACCCGTATACTATGCTACAGGTTTGAAGAATGCGCCAAAGAAGGCGCTGAAAGGCATTCCGGTAAACGAAGTGCTCGCCACGAAAACAGGTGAAATACTCGTAGCGCCACAATCATTAGGGCTGTTGCGGTACAATAATGCATCGGGCCTGCTGGAACAGGTACCGGTAAAATCGGGTAACGGCAGCATGGTATACGACGTTCAGGTGAACGGACTGAAAGAAGATAAGGATGGCACAATATGGGTGCTGGTGTACCAGATGGGAATAGGAAAATATAATCCCTCCACCAAAGAAATCACCATCCTGAACACTACGCTCACCACCTGCTCGCTGATGGAAACCGATGGGAAAGGTAATGTGCTTATCGCTTTGGTAAACAGGTTGTACAGCTATAATATTCAGTCGAACAAAGTTCGTTCGCTGGGCTACCCTTCACCTAAAGGAGAAAGAATTCTCTGTTTCTATCAAACCCCGCAACGCCTGCTGATGGGAACAGATGGCGGCGGCATTTATGCATTTAACGAAGCGCAAAACATTCATGTGCCCGCTGACCTGGAAGATATCCACGGCGATTTTGTCTCAGCTATTTATATAGATAGAAAGGAAAACAAATGGGTGGGCACTTTACAGCAGGGGCTGTTCTGCCGGCAGAAAGGAAAAAAAATATTCGGTTCACTTGAGCATCTGCCTGATACCCCCAACAGTTTACCGGGGAATTTTGTATCCTGCTTTGAATATGATGGCAACGGAAAATACTGGATTGGCATTGAAGGCGCCGGGGTATGCCTTTGGGAACCCGCGGCAAACAAATTCAAAACCTTTAACGGGAAGAACGGCCTTTCAAGCAGCGTAATCACTGCCATACGCAAAACCTCGGACGGAAACGTATGGGTGGGTACGTATGGCAAAGGTGTTGATAAATTTGATGCGAAGAGCGGTCGGTTTACCAACTACACCTTCATCAACAAACAGGCGCGCACCTACGAAGGAAACGTATGGACACTTTTAGAAGACAAGAGCGGAACACTATGGGCGGGAACGGTAACAGGTGCCCTGTTCACCTTCAATAAAAGCACCAATACATTCGAAGTATATGATCAAAGCCTTCGGGACATACTCTGTATTACAGAAGACCGTAAAGGTGAACTTTGGGCGGGCAACTTCGAAGCACTCATCAGGATCGACAAAAAAAGTGGCAAACACCAATTTTACAATACTGAAGCCCCTGTACGGGCCATCCGCGAAGACAAAAAAGGAAGGTGCTGGATCGCCACCGAAGGAAACGGATTGCTGCTTTTTGACAGGAACAGCGGACAATTTGAAGCATTTACGGAAGAAAACGGATTGGCCAACAACTCGGTATTGAACATCGTGGAAGATAAAAACGGAGACCTTTGGCTAACTACTTTTAACGGATTATCAAGGTTGAATACCGACACAAAAAAGATCACGAATTACTTCCAGACCGATGGCCTCCAATCGAACCAGTTCATCTATAACGCGGCTTTCGCAGCACCATCGGGACAACTTTTTTTCGGCACGCTAAAGGGAATGAATTATTTCGATCCGGATAGTATCGCACTCAGTTATTCCCCCGCTCCCATTGTGATCACAGATTTACGGATCAACAACCAAACGGTAGCGCAAAACAGCAGTTTCACCGGAAACCAGGTGATGTACACTTTGAGTGAACTCGAACTACCTTACGACCAGGCGATCTTATCCATTGACTTCGCATCGCCGGAATTCAACAACCCCGATCAGATCGCTTACGCCTATTACCTGGAAGGCTGGGATAAACACTGGAACCATTCCGGCAAACTGAGAACGGCGCATTACAGCCGCCTGGAAGAAGGATCATATACTTTGCGCATCAGGTCAACCGATCCAGGTGGTACCTGGACGGGCAATGAAAAACTCATTTCCATCAAAGTATTGCCGCCCTGGTACCGGAGTTGGTGGGCATGGACACTTTATGTTTCCATTGCCGTAAGCATCCTCGCGATGTACCTGCGCTTCAGCAGCCGGCAGGCCAAACTGGCTTTCGAAGTAAAACTCGCGCACCTTAACGCGGAACGGGAACAGGAAATCAATCGCCGGAAACTCGATTTCTTTACCAATATCGCCCACGAATTCAGAACACCCATCACGCTAATCATCAACCCGATAAAGGATTTGCTGCAGAAACAGGGCAACAGCCTGGAAACCGCGGGCATGAAAATGGCTTTCAGAAACAGTAAAAGATTGCTCAGTCTGGTGGACCAACTCCTGCTTTTCAAAAAAGCGGACAGCGGCGCCGACGACCTTCGCATAGCGAAACTCAACATGGTGCACGTTTGCAGAGAAGTGTTCCTCTGTTTTTCACAACAAGCCAAAACGCAGGAACTGCAATACAGTTTCGAAAGCGCTATACAGGAACTGGAAATATACGGGGACCGTGAAAAAATTGAAATCGCCATCTTCAACCTTATTTCCAATGCGATGAAGTTTACGCCGCCGGGCGGGCGTATCCGAATAATGTTGTCTGAGCGGGAAAACGAAGCTGAACTAGTTGTAGCGGATACCGGATGCGGCATTCCGGAGGAAGAAAGTGCGCGGTTGTTTGAGAGATTCTACCAGTCTAAACAAACCAGCCCCGCCACCAAAGCTGGTTTCGGCATTGGCCTCTTCCTCGCGAAAAGTTTTGTGGAAGCGCATAAAGGAAGCATCGGTTTCACTTCTGTCCCAGAAAAAGGAACAAGTTTCACCCTTACGATTCCGAAAGGCCGCGCCCATTTCTCCTCAACACAAATCAAGGATTCTTCAGTACAACAATCAGAATTGTTACAGGAACTTTCCATTCAGGAAGAACCAGCAATACTGCATGCTGAAGAAGAACTGCCGCCGCCGGAAGTTGGCATCAGTACACTGATCAACTCGGGACACAGCATACTGGTTGTGGACGACAATGAAGGCATACGCACCTACCTGAAACAGGTTTTCCACGAAAACTTCAGGATACTGGAAGCCACCAACGGAAAAGAAGGGCTGGCCATGGCGCGGCAATACCAACCAGATATCATCATCAGCGATATCGTGATGGATGAAATGAGCGGTATTGAATTCTGCGCGGCCATTAAGGAAGATCCCACACTCAACCACATCCAACTCATCCTGCTTACAGGTAGTTCCTCCGCGGAAATTAAACTGAAAGGCGTGGAATGCGGCGCCGATGATTACATCACCAAACCTTTTGAAAAAGAACTACTGCTGGCCCGGGTGGCGAGTTTATTAAAAAGCAGGAACAATATTCAGAAGTATTTCTACAACGAAGTGACCTTGCAAAGGAACAACCTGTCCATTTCTGAAGAATACAAAATCTTCCTCGAGAAGTGCATCGAAATTGTGGAAGCGAATTTCGACAAAGACGACTTCTCCATTAAACAATTCGCGCGCGAAATGGGCATGAGCCATTCCAACCTGTATAAAAAAGTGAAACATGTTTCGGGACAATCCATCAACGGCTTCCTTCGTTTTCTCCGACTGCGCAAGGCGGCCGAATTACTGATTACCACAGATTGCAATGTGAACGAGGCCGCTTTCCAGGTAGGCATAGGCGACAGTAAATATTTCCGGACCCAGTTCGCGAAACTTTTCGGGATGAACCCCTCTGAATACCGGAAGCGTTACCACCATACTTTCGGAAAAAATTACCAGGTGAACGAGAAAGCCGTGAACAGGCCCTAA
- a CDS encoding DUF2975 domain-containing protein, with amino-acid sequence MRSKYFLKHWDVFLMVFIGITIIIGSLPRHSEFFVTGEDEYFLGIRNEEDGWLRPDSLLTYSGFQSLQRTIESRKKQKRRMDEGNIVRGMYVGMWGVATGSASADLFTSKESDKRYYFALNDFALKHNISRFKVVNGERRILYTNKIPRKDNVVEYAKVTSVKVPYIFQDVTTRDTPVQQRNRGRILIEISKSAHQVLGVVIRAGWIIFFAFIYILVALPLKMVIRISQGKAFSARNVRALHLIAVTLLIMSWGGIVLRFILQFIFRHTLTDEVYVPVGALLHDNIGLMMGAIAVLATAKAFKKGLSLQKEQEFTI; translated from the coding sequence ATGAGATCAAAGTATTTTTTGAAACATTGGGATGTTTTCCTGATGGTTTTTATTGGGATAACGATCATCATCGGCAGTCTGCCCAGACATTCTGAATTTTTTGTAACAGGAGAGGATGAATATTTTCTGGGTATCAGAAATGAAGAAGATGGGTGGCTTCGACCGGATTCGTTGCTTACCTATTCAGGGTTTCAATCGCTCCAACGTACTATTGAATCCAGGAAAAAACAAAAAAGGCGGATGGATGAGGGGAATATTGTAAGAGGTATGTATGTAGGCATGTGGGGGGTGGCAACCGGTTCTGCATCAGCAGATTTATTTACGAGTAAAGAGTCGGATAAGCGGTATTACTTTGCGCTGAACGATTTCGCGCTGAAGCACAACATCAGCCGGTTCAAGGTGGTGAATGGAGAAAGGCGAATTCTATACACCAATAAGATTCCCCGCAAAGACAATGTCGTGGAATACGCAAAGGTCACATCCGTTAAAGTGCCTTATATTTTCCAGGATGTAACAACCAGGGATACGCCTGTACAACAGAGAAACAGGGGGCGTATTCTTATTGAGATCAGTAAGTCGGCGCACCAGGTGCTTGGTGTGGTGATCCGGGCAGGCTGGATTATTTTTTTTGCATTCATCTACATTCTTGTGGCCCTTCCGTTAAAAATGGTCATCCGTATTTCCCAGGGGAAAGCATTTTCAGCAAGGAATGTGCGTGCGCTGCATCTTATTGCCGTAACCCTGCTGATCATGTCCTGGGGTGGTATCGTTTTGCGTTTTATCCTGCAATTTATTTTCCGGCATACGCTAACGGACGAGGTGTACGTGCCGGTTGGCGCTTTGTTGCACGATAATATCGGATTGATGATGGGCGCCATAGCAGTACTGGCCACGGCGAAAGCGTTCAAAAAAGGACTTTCTTTGCAGAAAGAACAGGAGTTCACCATATGA
- a CDS encoding helix-turn-helix transcriptional regulator, producing the protein MPIVVNLDVMLAKRKMSLTELSERVGITLANLSILKSGKAKAIRFSTLEEVCKVLECQPGDLLEYMDDAAYRKLMR; encoded by the coding sequence ATGCCGATAGTAGTAAACCTGGATGTGATGCTGGCTAAAAGAAAGATGTCCCTCACTGAACTCAGTGAACGGGTAGGGATTACGTTGGCTAACCTGAGCATTTTAAAAAGCGGTAAGGCCAAGGCGATCCGTTTCTCTACCCTGGAAGAGGTATGTAAGGTGTTGGAGTGCCAGCCTGGTGATCTCTTGGAATATATGGATGACGCGGCTTACAGGAAGCTGATGCGCTAA
- a CDS encoding alpha-L-rhamnosidase C-terminal domain-containing protein — translation MNDMLPEMKKKFNTIKIEGLFGLFILVCLSLSYTQQVCATEKTQPGFWITSPEEQVNAPNTWIAFRRDFTLEKKPQHAEAIIAADTKYWLWINGKLVVFEGGLKRGPTPSDSYYDKVDLAPYLNKGDNAIAVLVWHFGKDGFSHINSGKSGLLFSMQSGRFKLISDKKWVCRIHPAYGTADGPSPNSRLPESNIRFDAAKDIPDWQVLPVANLYGFQSAKEIGSPGDAPWNKLIERPIPLWKDFGIKSLSFERRTGSKVDTIIARLPYNMQMTPIISADDQLGGNLIGIATDHSRSGGDVNLSAAYVTKKGYQEYESYGWLNGEKIILTVPAGVSILSVKYRETGFNTEITQSFHCSDEFYNRFWKKASRTLYVNMRDNYFDCPDRERAQWWGDVVLLMGECFYTASVSTHTLMRKAIRELAAWQRPEGQLFSPIPGNFKGELPDQMLTSIGYYGFWNYYQNTGDRKTIESVYPAVKKYLALWETDETGLTVLRKGDWLWGDWGENKDIRLIMAGWHYLALKGAANMATLLGHEADRIMFSHTMETVKKGFNRCWNGQAYRHPDYQLETDDRAQALAVITGIADASKYEQLLKLFQTQCFASPYMEKYVMEALFVMGEGKYALERTKRRFSEMVEHRDYTTLFEGWGIGEKGYGGGTTNHAWSGGAQIVIGEYLFGIKPLEAGYKTFLVEPCPATFTSATIDIPTVKGNIHSSFENNAGGFAVKLIVPAGATAIVSIPDGQSVLINNRPLHQKMLSVKENPKKAGFMAFRLPPGEYSIYRETPL, via the coding sequence ATGAATGATATGCTGCCGGAAATGAAAAAAAAGTTCAATACAATAAAAATTGAAGGCTTATTCGGGCTATTCATCCTTGTCTGTCTTTCGCTTAGCTATACGCAGCAGGTTTGTGCTACGGAAAAAACACAACCTGGTTTTTGGATTACATCCCCTGAAGAACAAGTGAACGCACCCAACACCTGGATCGCTTTCAGAAGAGATTTTACATTGGAAAAGAAACCGCAACATGCCGAAGCCATTATCGCTGCCGATACCAAGTACTGGCTTTGGATAAATGGGAAACTGGTGGTATTTGAAGGCGGACTAAAACGCGGCCCCACACCCTCCGATTCCTATTATGATAAGGTTGACCTTGCGCCGTACCTTAACAAAGGCGATAACGCCATTGCTGTTCTGGTCTGGCATTTCGGAAAAGATGGCTTCTCTCATATCAACAGCGGAAAGTCAGGACTTCTTTTCAGCATGCAATCTGGCCGCTTTAAACTAATCAGCGACAAAAAATGGGTTTGTCGTATCCATCCCGCTTATGGTACAGCAGATGGGCCCTCTCCGAACAGCCGTTTGCCGGAATCCAACATCAGGTTCGACGCGGCAAAAGATATTCCGGATTGGCAGGTCTTACCCGTAGCCAATCTTTACGGCTTTCAATCCGCAAAGGAAATCGGAAGTCCGGGTGATGCGCCTTGGAACAAGCTGATAGAACGCCCGATTCCCCTTTGGAAAGATTTCGGCATAAAGTCATTATCGTTTGAACGCCGCACCGGCTCAAAGGTAGATACCATCATTGCACGCCTGCCCTATAACATGCAGATGACTCCAATCATTTCTGCGGATGACCAATTGGGCGGAAATCTGATTGGCATCGCCACCGATCACAGCCGAAGTGGTGGAGATGTGAACCTAAGTGCTGCATACGTTACAAAGAAGGGATACCAGGAATATGAATCTTACGGCTGGCTGAATGGTGAAAAAATAATACTCACCGTGCCCGCCGGGGTCAGCATACTTTCGGTTAAATACCGTGAAACTGGTTTCAACACGGAAATAACGCAAAGCTTTCATTGCAGCGATGAATTTTATAACCGGTTCTGGAAAAAAGCGTCACGTACCTTGTATGTGAATATGCGCGATAATTATTTCGATTGTCCCGACAGGGAACGCGCCCAGTGGTGGGGAGATGTTGTATTGCTGATGGGTGAATGCTTTTATACGGCTTCCGTTTCCACGCATACCCTTATGCGCAAAGCGATCCGTGAATTGGCTGCCTGGCAGCGTCCTGAAGGTCAGCTGTTTTCCCCCATACCCGGAAACTTTAAAGGTGAATTGCCCGACCAGATGCTCACCAGTATCGGCTACTATGGTTTCTGGAACTATTATCAGAATACTGGAGACCGCAAAACGATAGAATCGGTTTATCCTGCCGTAAAAAAGTACCTCGCCTTATGGGAAACGGATGAAACAGGGCTTACGGTGCTTCGAAAAGGCGACTGGCTGTGGGGCGACTGGGGCGAAAACAAAGACATCAGGCTGATCATGGCCGGCTGGCATTACCTGGCTTTGAAAGGCGCCGCGAACATGGCCACCTTACTGGGGCACGAAGCAGATAGGATAATGTTTTCCCATACAATGGAAACAGTAAAAAAAGGATTCAACCGTTGCTGGAATGGACAGGCTTATCGCCATCCGGATTATCAGCTGGAAACCGACGACAGGGCACAGGCACTGGCGGTGATAACCGGTATCGCCGATGCTTCAAAGTATGAGCAACTGTTGAAGTTATTTCAAACCCAATGCTTCGCAAGTCCGTACATGGAAAAATATGTAATGGAAGCGTTGTTTGTTATGGGCGAGGGGAAATACGCGCTTGAAAGAACAAAGCGCCGCTTCTCGGAAATGGTGGAGCATCGTGATTATACAACGCTTTTTGAAGGATGGGGCATTGGAGAGAAGGGATATGGCGGAGGTACCACCAACCACGCCTGGAGCGGCGGGGCACAGATCGTGATAGGGGAATATCTTTTCGGAATTAAGCCACTGGAGGCGGGGTATAAAACATTTTTGGTAGAACCATGTCCGGCAACTTTTACAAGTGCCACAATAGATATCCCCACGGTAAAAGGAAACATTCATTCATCGTTTGAAAACAACGCAGGTGGTTTTGCCGTGAAATTGATTGTTCCGGCAGGAGCTACTGCTATTGTAAGCATACCTGATGGCCAGTCCGTGCTGATCAACAACAGGCCGCTCCATCAAAAAATGCTTTCGGTAAAAGAAAACCCGAAGAAGGCTGGGTTCATGGCTTTCAGGTTGCCGCCCGGCGAATATTCAATATATCGGGAAACTCCTTTATAA